From a single Equus asinus isolate D_3611 breed Donkey chromosome 2, EquAss-T2T_v2, whole genome shotgun sequence genomic region:
- the NDRG2 gene encoding protein NDRG2 isoform X2, which translates to MAELQEVQITEEKPLLPGQTPEVAKTHSVETPYGSVTFTVYGTPKAKRPAILTYHDVGLNCKSCFQPLFQFGDMQEIIQNFVRVHVDAPGMEEGAPVFPLGYQYPSLDQLADMIPCILQYLNFSTIIGVGVGAGAYVLSRYALNHPDTVEGLVLINIDPNAKGWMDWAAHKLTGLTSSIPEMILGHLFSQEELSGNSELIQKYRNIITHAPNLDNIELYWNSYNNRRDLNFGRGGDITLKCPVMLVVGDHAPHEDAVVECNSKLDPTQTSFLKMADSGGQPQLTQPGKLTEAFKYFLQGMGYMASSCMTRLSRSRTASLTSAASIDGNRSRSRTLSQSSESGTLPSGPPGHTMEVSC; encoded by the exons ATGGCGGAGCTGCAGGAGGTGCAGATCACGGAGGAGAAGCCGCTGTTGCCAGGGCAGACACCCGAGGTGGCCAAG ACTCACTCTGTGGAGACACCTTATGGCTCTGTCACTTTTACTGTCTATGGCACCCCCAAAGCCAAACGCCCAGCGATACTCACCTACCATGATGTAGGACTCAACT GTAAATCTTGCTTCCAGCCACTGTTTCAATTCGGGGATATGCAGGAAATCATTCAGAACTTCGTGCGGGTTCATGTGGATGCCCCTGGAATGGAAGAGGGGGCTCCTGTGTTCCCTTTGGG ATATCAGTACCCATCTCTGGACCAGCTTGCGGACATGATCCCTTGCATCCTGCAGTACTTAAA TTTCTCCACAATAATTGGAGTTGGTGTGGGAGCTGGAGCCTATGTCCTGTCGAGATACGCT CTTAACCACCCGGATACAGTTGAGGGTCTTGTCCTCATCAACATTGATCCCAATGCCAAGGGTTGGATGGATTGGGCAGCCCACAAG CTAACAGGCCTTACCTCTTCCATTCCGGAGATGATCCTTGGACATCTTTTCAGCCAG gaaGAGCTGTCTGGAAATTCTGAGTTGATACAAAAGTATAGAAATATTATTACACATGCACCCAACCTGGACAACATTGAACTGTACTGGAACAGCTACAACAA CCGCCGAGACCTGAACTTTGGGCGCGGAGGTGACATCACCCTCAA GTGCCCCGTGATGCTGGTGGTAGGAGACCACGCACCCCATGAAGATGCAGTG GTGGAATGTAACTCAAAACTGGACCCCACCCAGACCTCCTTCCTCAAG ATGGCCGACTCCGGAGGTCAGCCCCAGCTGACTCAA CCAGGAAAGCTGACCGAGGCCTTCAAGTACTTTCTACAAGGCATGGGCTACA TGGCCTCATCTTGCATGACTCGCCTGTCCCGGTCTCGCACAGCCTCCCTGACCAGTGCAGCATCCATTGATGGCAACCGGTCCCGCTCTCGCACCCTGTCCCAGAGCAGCGAGTCTGGGACTCTCCCTTCGGGGCCCCCGGGGCACACCATGGAGGTCTCCTGTTGA
- the NDRG2 gene encoding protein NDRG2 isoform X1, with amino-acid sequence MAELQEVQITEEKPLLPGQTPEVAKEAELAARILLDQGQTHSVETPYGSVTFTVYGTPKAKRPAILTYHDVGLNCKSCFQPLFQFGDMQEIIQNFVRVHVDAPGMEEGAPVFPLGYQYPSLDQLADMIPCILQYLNFSTIIGVGVGAGAYVLSRYALNHPDTVEGLVLINIDPNAKGWMDWAAHKLTGLTSSIPEMILGHLFSQEELSGNSELIQKYRNIITHAPNLDNIELYWNSYNNRRDLNFGRGGDITLKCPVMLVVGDHAPHEDAVVECNSKLDPTQTSFLKMADSGGQPQLTQPGKLTEAFKYFLQGMGYMASSCMTRLSRSRTASLTSAASIDGNRSRSRTLSQSSESGTLPSGPPGHTMEVSC; translated from the exons ATGGCGGAGCTGCAGGAGGTGCAGATCACGGAGGAGAAGCCGCTGTTGCCAGGGCAGACACCCGAGGTGGCCAAG GAGGCTGAGTTAGCTGCCCGAATCCTCCTGGACCAGGGACAG ACTCACTCTGTGGAGACACCTTATGGCTCTGTCACTTTTACTGTCTATGGCACCCCCAAAGCCAAACGCCCAGCGATACTCACCTACCATGATGTAGGACTCAACT GTAAATCTTGCTTCCAGCCACTGTTTCAATTCGGGGATATGCAGGAAATCATTCAGAACTTCGTGCGGGTTCATGTGGATGCCCCTGGAATGGAAGAGGGGGCTCCTGTGTTCCCTTTGGG ATATCAGTACCCATCTCTGGACCAGCTTGCGGACATGATCCCTTGCATCCTGCAGTACTTAAA TTTCTCCACAATAATTGGAGTTGGTGTGGGAGCTGGAGCCTATGTCCTGTCGAGATACGCT CTTAACCACCCGGATACAGTTGAGGGTCTTGTCCTCATCAACATTGATCCCAATGCCAAGGGTTGGATGGATTGGGCAGCCCACAAG CTAACAGGCCTTACCTCTTCCATTCCGGAGATGATCCTTGGACATCTTTTCAGCCAG gaaGAGCTGTCTGGAAATTCTGAGTTGATACAAAAGTATAGAAATATTATTACACATGCACCCAACCTGGACAACATTGAACTGTACTGGAACAGCTACAACAA CCGCCGAGACCTGAACTTTGGGCGCGGAGGTGACATCACCCTCAA GTGCCCCGTGATGCTGGTGGTAGGAGACCACGCACCCCATGAAGATGCAGTG GTGGAATGTAACTCAAAACTGGACCCCACCCAGACCTCCTTCCTCAAG ATGGCCGACTCCGGAGGTCAGCCCCAGCTGACTCAA CCAGGAAAGCTGACCGAGGCCTTCAAGTACTTTCTACAAGGCATGGGCTACA TGGCCTCATCTTGCATGACTCGCCTGTCCCGGTCTCGCACAGCCTCCCTGACCAGTGCAGCATCCATTGATGGCAACCGGTCCCGCTCTCGCACCCTGTCCCAGAGCAGCGAGTCTGGGACTCTCCCTTCGGGGCCCCCGGGGCACACCATGGAGGTCTCCTGTTGA
- the TPPP2 gene encoding tubulin polymerization-promoting protein family member 2, with the protein MASEAEKTFQRFAVFGESSSTGTEMNNKNFSKLCKDCGIMDGKMVTSTDVDIVFSKVKAKNARTITFQQFQEAVKELGQKRFKGKNPDEALADIYKLMEGKDPATTGVTKMTMVGAVSRLTDTSKYTGTHKERFDESGKGKGIAGREDVTDNSGYVSGYKGAGTYDKKASN; encoded by the exons ATGGCATCAGAAGCAGAGAAAACATTCCAGAGATTTGCTGTCTTTGGAGAATCATCAAGCACTGGCACTGAAATGAACAATAAGAACTTCTCCAAGCTGTGCAAAGACTGTGGCATCATGGACGGCAAAATGGTCACCTCCACTGATGTAGACATCGTGTTCAGCAAAGTCAA GGCCAAGAATGCCCGAACCATCACCTTTCAACAGTTCCAAGAGGCAGTGAAAGAACTGGGCCAGAAGCGGTTCAAGGGGAAGAACCCAGATGAAGCCCTTGCAGACATTTATAAACTCATGGAGGGCAAGGATCCAGCTACTACTGGTGTTACT aaaATGACGATGGTGGGGGCGGTGAGCCGGCTGACGGACACCAGCAAGTACACGGGCACCCACAAGGAGCGCTTTGATGAGAGTGGCAAAGGCAAGGGCATCGCAGGACGGGAAGACGTGACTGACAACTCAGGCTATGTGAGTGGCTACAAGGGTGCTGGCACCTATGATAAGAAGGCCAGCAACTAG
- the RNASE13 gene encoding probable inactive ribonuclease-like protein 13 isoform X4, which yields MYESLYRRGNRSSVGYLYPVLISVLYNVLFHFCNCVCRELTGPAVIRKSHSPKDQLDLLFRGMAQAVAWLLFLQLVLEQTQVVDSKLQTAIKNFRTLHIDYPMVNYPEGFQGYCNGLMAYVRDVKQSWYCPKTHYVVHAPWKAVREFCKYSESFCENYNEYCTLTHDSYPLTICSLGSIQPPTSCRYNGTLTNQRLYLLCSRKYDAEPIGIIGLY from the exons ATGTATGAATCcctttatagaagaggaaacagaagctcagtaGGTTATCTGTATCCAGTCCTGATCTCTGTCCTCTACAATGTGCTCTTCCATTTCTGTAACTGCGTGTGCAGAG AGCTGACAGGGCCAGCAGTAATCAGGAAGAGTCACTCACCCAAGGACCAGCTGGACCTCTTATTCC GAGGAATGGCACAAGCTGTGGcctggctcctcttcctccagcttGTTCTAGAACAAACTCAGGTTGTGGACAGCAAGTTGCAGACTGCTATCAAGAACTTCCGCACCTTACACATCGACTATCCCATGGTTAACTATCCAGAGGGTTTCCAGGGCTACTGTAATGGTCTGATGGCTTATGTGCGGGATGTAAAGCAAAGCTGGTATTGTCCAAAGACCCATTATGTGGTACATGCCCCCTGGAAAGCTGTCCGGGAGTTCTGCAAGTACAGTGAAAGCTTCTGTGAGAATTACAACGAATACTGTACACTCACCCATGACTCCTATCCCCTCACGATCTGCTCTCTGGGTTCCATACAACCTCCCACCAGCTGCCGCTACAATGGCACCCTAACCAACCAAAGGCTCTACCTGCTCTGTTCCCGAAAGTATGATGCTGAACCCATAGGTATCATTGGCCTCTACTAA
- the RNASE13 gene encoding probable inactive ribonuclease-like protein 13 isoform X3 has product MYESLYRRGNRSSVGYLYPVLISVLYNVLFHFCNCVCREELTGPAVIRKSHSPKDQLDLLFRGMAQAVAWLLFLQLVLEQTQVVDSKLQTAIKNFRTLHIDYPMVNYPEGFQGYCNGLMAYVRDVKQSWYCPKTHYVVHAPWKAVREFCKYSESFCENYNEYCTLTHDSYPLTICSLGSIQPPTSCRYNGTLTNQRLYLLCSRKYDAEPIGIIGLY; this is encoded by the exons ATGTATGAATCcctttatagaagaggaaacagaagctcagtaGGTTATCTGTATCCAGTCCTGATCTCTGTCCTCTACAATGTGCTCTTCCATTTCTGTAACTGCGTGTGCAGAG AAGAGCTGACAGGGCCAGCAGTAATCAGGAAGAGTCACTCACCCAAGGACCAGCTGGACCTCTTATTCC GAGGAATGGCACAAGCTGTGGcctggctcctcttcctccagcttGTTCTAGAACAAACTCAGGTTGTGGACAGCAAGTTGCAGACTGCTATCAAGAACTTCCGCACCTTACACATCGACTATCCCATGGTTAACTATCCAGAGGGTTTCCAGGGCTACTGTAATGGTCTGATGGCTTATGTGCGGGATGTAAAGCAAAGCTGGTATTGTCCAAAGACCCATTATGTGGTACATGCCCCCTGGAAAGCTGTCCGGGAGTTCTGCAAGTACAGTGAAAGCTTCTGTGAGAATTACAACGAATACTGTACACTCACCCATGACTCCTATCCCCTCACGATCTGCTCTCTGGGTTCCATACAACCTCCCACCAGCTGCCGCTACAATGGCACCCTAACCAACCAAAGGCTCTACCTGCTCTGTTCCCGAAAGTATGATGCTGAACCCATAGGTATCATTGGCCTCTACTAA
- the RNASE13 gene encoding probable inactive ribonuclease-like protein 13 isoform X2, producing MYESLYRRGNRSSVGYLYPVLISVLYNVLFHFCNCVCRELTGPAVIRKSHSPKDQLDLLFPGGMAQAVAWLLFLQLVLEQTQVVDSKLQTAIKNFRTLHIDYPMVNYPEGFQGYCNGLMAYVRDVKQSWYCPKTHYVVHAPWKAVREFCKYSESFCENYNEYCTLTHDSYPLTICSLGSIQPPTSCRYNGTLTNQRLYLLCSRKYDAEPIGIIGLY from the exons ATGTATGAATCcctttatagaagaggaaacagaagctcagtaGGTTATCTGTATCCAGTCCTGATCTCTGTCCTCTACAATGTGCTCTTCCATTTCTGTAACTGCGTGTGCAGAG AGCTGACAGGGCCAGCAGTAATCAGGAAGAGTCACTCACCCAAGGACCAGCTGGACCTCTTATTCC CAGGAGGAATGGCACAAGCTGTGGcctggctcctcttcctccagcttGTTCTAGAACAAACTCAGGTTGTGGACAGCAAGTTGCAGACTGCTATCAAGAACTTCCGCACCTTACACATCGACTATCCCATGGTTAACTATCCAGAGGGTTTCCAGGGCTACTGTAATGGTCTGATGGCTTATGTGCGGGATGTAAAGCAAAGCTGGTATTGTCCAAAGACCCATTATGTGGTACATGCCCCCTGGAAAGCTGTCCGGGAGTTCTGCAAGTACAGTGAAAGCTTCTGTGAGAATTACAACGAATACTGTACACTCACCCATGACTCCTATCCCCTCACGATCTGCTCTCTGGGTTCCATACAACCTCCCACCAGCTGCCGCTACAATGGCACCCTAACCAACCAAAGGCTCTACCTGCTCTGTTCCCGAAAGTATGATGCTGAACCCATAGGTATCATTGGCCTCTACTAA
- the RNASE13 gene encoding probable inactive ribonuclease-like protein 13 isoform X1 — protein MYESLYRRGNRSSVGYLYPVLISVLYNVLFHFCNCVCREELTGPAVIRKSHSPKDQLDLLFPGGMAQAVAWLLFLQLVLEQTQVVDSKLQTAIKNFRTLHIDYPMVNYPEGFQGYCNGLMAYVRDVKQSWYCPKTHYVVHAPWKAVREFCKYSESFCENYNEYCTLTHDSYPLTICSLGSIQPPTSCRYNGTLTNQRLYLLCSRKYDAEPIGIIGLY, from the exons ATGTATGAATCcctttatagaagaggaaacagaagctcagtaGGTTATCTGTATCCAGTCCTGATCTCTGTCCTCTACAATGTGCTCTTCCATTTCTGTAACTGCGTGTGCAGAG AAGAGCTGACAGGGCCAGCAGTAATCAGGAAGAGTCACTCACCCAAGGACCAGCTGGACCTCTTATTCC CAGGAGGAATGGCACAAGCTGTGGcctggctcctcttcctccagcttGTTCTAGAACAAACTCAGGTTGTGGACAGCAAGTTGCAGACTGCTATCAAGAACTTCCGCACCTTACACATCGACTATCCCATGGTTAACTATCCAGAGGGTTTCCAGGGCTACTGTAATGGTCTGATGGCTTATGTGCGGGATGTAAAGCAAAGCTGGTATTGTCCAAAGACCCATTATGTGGTACATGCCCCCTGGAAAGCTGTCCGGGAGTTCTGCAAGTACAGTGAAAGCTTCTGTGAGAATTACAACGAATACTGTACACTCACCCATGACTCCTATCCCCTCACGATCTGCTCTCTGGGTTCCATACAACCTCCCACCAGCTGCCGCTACAATGGCACCCTAACCAACCAAAGGCTCTACCTGCTCTGTTCCCGAAAGTATGATGCTGAACCCATAGGTATCATTGGCCTCTACTAA
- the LOC106833269 gene encoding ribonuclease 7-like has protein sequence MAAARAGFCSLLLLLLLGLWVAKVPVSAKPKHMTPAQWFETQHVQPKPQGCNTAMGNVNKYTKRCKDLNTFLHESFSSVATTCQTPSIACKNGHKNCHHSQKSVSLTMCDLTSGRYPDCRYKEKQLDAFFIVACDPPQKGDSGQFQLVPVHLDKVFQISSLPHSWVVP, from the coding sequence ATGGCAGCTGCCAGAGCCGGGTTCTGCtccctgctgctgctcctgctgctggggCTCTGGGTGGCCAAGGTCCCAGTCAGTGCCAAGCCCAAGCACATGACCCCAGCTCAGTGGTTTGAAACTCAGCATGTGCAGCCCAAGCCCCAGGGATGCAACACGGCGATGGGCAACGTCAACAAGTACACAAAACGCTGCAAAGACCTCAACACCTTCCTGCATGAATCCTTCTCCAGCGTGGCCACCACCTGTCAGACCCCCAGCATAGCCTGCAAGAACGGCCATAAGAACTGCCACCACAGCCAGAAGTCCGTGTCCCTGACCATGTGTGACCTCACCTCTGGGAGGTACCCAGACTGCAGGTACAAAGAGAAGCAACTGGATGCGTTCTTCATTGTGGCCTGTGACCCTCCCCAGAAAGGGGACTCTGGGCAATTCCAGCTGGTTCCTGTGCACTTGGACAAAGTCTTTCAGATTTCCAGCCTTCCTCACTCTTGGGTTGTGCCTTAA
- the LOC106833383 gene encoding ribonuclease 7-like → MAPTRAGLCSLLLLLLLGLWVAKVPVSAKPKHMTPAQWFETQHVQPKPQGCNTAMGNVNKYTKRCKDLNTFLHESFSSVATTCQTPSIACKNGHKNCHHSQKSVSLTMCDLTSGRYPDCRSKEKQLDTFFLVACDPLQQRDNLRYQLLLVHLDNVV, encoded by the coding sequence ATGGCACCAACCAGAGCAGGGCTCTGCtccctgctgctgctcctgctgctggggCTCTGGGTGGCCAAGGTCCCAGTCAGTGCCAAGCCCAAGCACATGACCCCAGCTCAGTGGTTTGAAACTCAGCATGTGCAGCCCAAGCCCCAGGGATGCAACACGGCGATGGGCAACGTCAACAAGTACACAAAACGCTGCAAAGACCTCAACACCTTCCTGCATGAATCCTTCTCCAGTGTGGCCACCACCTGTCAGACCCCCAGCATAGCCTGCAAGAACGGCCATAAGAACTGCCACCACAGCCAGAAGTCCGTGTCCCTGACCATGTGTGACCTCACCTCTGGGAGGTACCCAGACTGCAGGTCCAAAGAGAAGCAATTGGACACATTCTTCCTTGTGGCCTGTGACCCTCTCCAACAGAGGGACAACCTGAGGTACCAGCTGCTTCTTGTGCACTTGGATAATGTTGTCTAA